One part of the Sneathia vaginalis genome encodes these proteins:
- the dapD gene encoding 2,3,4,5-tetrahydropyridine-2,6-dicarboxylate N-acetyltransferase, whose translation MTEKEKSEEIISFIANAKKQTPCELITDENISNTYSCKVIGKDLKFIYGDVEEIEKIIKENSLKNYHLKNDRRNSGVPLLDIRKVNARIEPGAIIRDKVTIEDRAIIMMGAVVNIGAKIGEATMIDMGVIIGGRVQVGKNCHIGAGTVLAGVIEPPSAKPVVIEDNVVIGANAVVLEGVRVGKGSVVAAGAVVTEDVPENVVVAGMPAKILKQKDKKTESKTELVDKLR comes from the coding sequence ATGACTGAAAAGGAAAAATCAGAAGAAATAATTTCTTTTATAGCAAATGCTAAAAAGCAAACTCCATGTGAATTAATAACTGATGAAAATATTAGTAATACTTATTCATGTAAAGTAATAGGTAAAGACTTAAAATTTATCTATGGAGATGTTGAAGAAATAGAAAAAATTATTAAAGAAAATAGTCTTAAGAATTATCATTTAAAAAATGATAGACGTAATTCAGGTGTACCTTTATTAGACATACGAAAGGTTAATGCAAGAATAGAACCAGGTGCAATAATCCGTGATAAAGTTACTATAGAAGATAGAGCTATTATCATGATGGGTGCTGTTGTGAATATAGGGGCAAAAATTGGAGAAGCTACCATGATAGATATGGGAGTAATAATTGGTGGTAGAGTTCAAGTAGGTAAAAATTGCCATATAGGAGCTGGTACAGTCTTAGCTGGTGTTATTGAACCACCTAGTGCAAAACCTGTTGTAATAGAAGATAATGTTGTAATAGGAGCTAATGCTGTTGTATTAGAAGGTGTTAGAGTAGGTAAAGGTTCTGTTGTAGCAGCAGGAGCAGTTGTTACTGAAGATGTTCCAGAAAATGTAGTTGTTGCTGGAATGCCTGCTAAAATATTAAAACAAAAAGATAAAAAAACTGAAAGTAAGACAGAATTAGTTGATAAGCTAAGATAG
- the sufU gene encoding Fe-S cluster assembly sulfur transfer protein SufU yields the protein MIEDIDKIYQQTILEYNKRSDLKKEIDKPTYVERGHNPSCGDDLTLLIKIKDDKILDASFIGSGCAISTASTAMLIEDIKGKTLVEAKKIIDNFFLMMKDHKDGDVSLLNDAVLMEYVRDMPARVKCATLSWHSFEVILGKENIK from the coding sequence ATGATAGAAGATATAGACAAAATTTATCAGCAAACTATACTAGAATACAATAAAAGATCAGATTTAAAAAAAGAAATTGATAAACCTACTTATGTAGAAAGAGGTCATAATCCTAGTTGTGGAGATGACTTAACCTTATTAATCAAAATTAAAGATGATAAGATTTTAGATGCGTCGTTTATAGGTTCAGGGTGTGCTATTTCAACAGCTTCTACAGCTATGTTGATAGAAGATATTAAGGGTAAGACATTAGTTGAAGCTAAGAAGATTATAGACAATTTCTTTTTAATGATGAAAGATCATAAAGATGGAGATGTTAGTCTTTTAAATGATGCAGTACTAATGGAATATGTTCGTGATATGCCAGCAAGAGTAAAATGTGCAACATTAAGTTGGCATAGTTTTGAGGTAATACTAGGAAAGGAAAATATTAAATGA
- a CDS encoding thioredoxin family protein: protein MTNYEEYLKFGSDSDKEKQVQMLKEINISSKYTDIIKSISSEKNLLIFAEPFCPDCRILVAIVERIRALNPNGINVEYLSREKNFGKLNMLSSDNRIPCVFRVDGIKIKKILEEYPSELEVTDEVKKEYREGKYTDLIIKVLLNALKSE, encoded by the coding sequence ATGACAAATTATGAAGAATATTTAAAATTTGGCAGTGATTCTGACAAAGAAAAACAAGTACAAATGTTAAAAGAAATAAATATATCAAGCAAGTATACAGATATTATTAAAAGTATATCAAGCGAAAAAAATCTTTTAATATTTGCAGAACCATTTTGCCCAGATTGTAGGATATTGGTTGCAATAGTTGAAAGAATTAGAGCATTAAATCCCAATGGTATTAATGTTGAATACTTATCAAGAGAAAAGAACTTTGGAAAGTTGAATATGCTATCTAGTGATAATAGGATACCTTGTGTATTTAGGGTAGATGGTATAAAGATTAAAAAGATACTAGAAGAATATCCTAGTGAATTAGAAGTTACGGATGAAGTAAAAAAAGAGTATAGAGAAGGTAAATATACAGATTTAATAATCAAGGTATTATTAAATGCATTAAAAAGTGAATAA